The Balaenoptera ricei isolate mBalRic1 chromosome X, mBalRic1.hap2, whole genome shotgun sequence region TCTCTATTTCCTCACACTGGTGACCACAGCCCCGAGACCCCCTCTGCCGACAGGCggtgctggtgctggtgctggACTTCTCCCCGGGCACAAGTTGCCTGCACGTCTCGGTGAGCAGAAACCTCAGCTGGAAGGTCTCTGCCAAACTTAGTTACGCAGACAGCAGCGAGATGTGCTACACCGCCAAGCAATAACCAGTGGATCAGGTTCAGGGTCAAAGCTGTAAACTAAGCAGTCAAGCCCACCTTCTCCAGGGAGGGGTTTGAGTGGAAGGATTAAGTCCCACGAACGTTCTTTTCTGACCCTGAGGTCTGTGACTGTCCCATCCCACATGTGGTCTGTCCGCCTGAGCTCATGCCATGAACTCTGGAAGCGAGTCAGGGTGAGAATATGGGGGAAGGGTGGACCCAAGTGCTTCCCATTGTCCAGGTGCAGTCACTCCTTACTTCCCATCCTCACTGCGCCCATCCCGCCCCTGTCCCGGGTAGCTCATGTTGGGTGGTCTCATATATGGGTCCCCTGATTCTAAGATGAGCTACTCTGAGGAGCCACCCTTCCCAATCTCATTCCATCCACACCCACAGTAGTTGTCAGACATCATAGGATCACAGAGTAGGATCGAGAGCCTCCTCCAGCGAATCCAACATTTTGAGCATCCCGACACCCTGTCGTGGGGTTTGGTGACTTCTGCATCATCCCCCTCCTATGTTTTGGGAATTTAACAACAACCCTTGAACAAAACAGATCCGACCCTTGCTTTTGCTCATTCAATGCCTTACAGAACCTGGACCAGCCTCTACTCCCTTTACTCCCTGAATCACATCTTTCTCCCTCAAGGGAGATTATCCCTGATTACTTTTATTCACACACAGGGACACACAGTCACCAACCTGGAATGTCCTATCTACCATCATACCCCCTTTTGTGTAGCAAAACACCGGTCTTTCGGGAAGGCGGTCAGGCAGAACCACCCTCGCCTCACTCAAACACAAATCTGTCCCTCTGAGTCTCAGGCTGGTACAGCCCTGGGTCCCGGCTGAGGGAAGGAAGTGCTCCCCAACCTCCAGTGAGGGGGAAATCGAACATGGAGTTCAGACTCAATCTCGTGTGTCCTAAAGAGGCAGTCTGGGAGATTGAGCTGGGACACGGAAATATCATTTCCAGGAAAATCTGTGTCATGGGGCGGGTGGAAGAGTATTTGACGGGGACCATGCAAGAACACAGACCTACTAACCACACTTGCCATAGAACCTGACGGGCCAATTTCCACTCAAGGGTATAGAGACGACCAGGCTGGAGGAGGGTGGTCAGCTGGCTAGGGCAGGGAGGATGTGAAAGCTTCCAGATTGGAGCTCTGGAAGGGGGTCATGAGTTCCTgctgatggggagggggaatggcagAGATGAATGGGAACCGCCAGACCCCAAAGGAGGAGGGGGGTTTGGAGAGAACTACAAGAGGGCCTTCGGGGGAAAGGGAGGACGTGCCAATGTGGCCTGGCAGAGCACACACAGGACCCAGACCTGGGACACTCCGCTGGCTTGACTGCAGGGATGGTAGCAGAGGCTGGCCCAGAGTCCCCACCACAGGATGCCAGAGATACTGTTCTGGAAAAGGCTCTGACGTGGAGCagcgccccgccccggccccctacccctacccctacccctccagagagaaggcagaacaCAGAACACAGAATAGGAGAGGTACTTTAATTGGAAACTGCTGTGAaactggggcggggcgggggcaaaACAAGGGGGAGAGGAAGCCCTAGCTGAGGCAGAACAGGAGGGAACGAGCTTGGCCACAGCTCCCGGGCCCCAAAGGTACCAGCTGCTCCTCTTGCAGGAAGACGCTGGGCTCAACCTGTGAAACAGCGGAGTCAGGGAAGAGCCTCAAGCCagggccagcccccagccctgctcaaCAGCCAGGACTGTGGGAAGGGGTACGGTGTGTGTAACACTCACTTCAAAGGGTCTGGAACTTGTCAGCCTGGTACTGCATGGCGGCTGCAACAGGGACAGGCATTAGCAGGCGCTCCAGACAGAGGGATATAGAAGCCCGTCCCCCTATCCCCGTGAGGAACCGCCTAGCCCTGCAACCTGAAACCCCCTCCAGACCCGATGCAAAGAGCTCTGGGCCTGATCACTCCCCACCACCCAAATTGAATGTGGAACCGGTTCCTAAAGGGAAACAAAATGTGCCAGCAGCTCTCATGCTGTGGGCCATGCCACAACCAGTCAGAACTCgtcacacaaacaaacaaacaatccaacaaGAACCTTAGAAGCCACACCAAGCAGCAGTTCAAGGAAAAAATCAACGAGGCATCTCTAAAAGTCCTATCAGAAGGAGATTCCCTAGGACTGGTCTGGTTGGCAAAGTGTGCATGCAGTCCAGACAGTACTTTGCTACTTGTACACACGCCCAGCTGTACATGCACAGCCGGCTCCAGGGCCAGGCCTGCTAGGTTCTCCTCCCCACAGGGATGTTGGTCCCTGCGAGGCCGACTGCACCtgcagcccacccccaccccaggtgccCACCTGGGTTCTGCACTAAGACACCGCTCTCCGTCCCTGGTTCCTCATACCAAGTTGCTCCTTAAGGTCGTCTATTTCTCTCTGTAGCACGAGACACTAGGCCAGCAGAcacaggaggaagagaaatgatTAGTATactctggcctcctctctcctccaccttctcctctctccaggGCCCTCCATCCCAAAGCCGGGTGGCTAGACTGGCAAGGGCTCCTCAGTGGAAAGGAGGTGGGCTCCCCTCCGTGGGGTACGcgatgggggcaggggagggggggccCCACACATGTCAGTTGAACTTGGACCCAGATCCCGCCCTCGAGTTTGGGCCTGCATTTCCAGGAGCCAGAGGAAGCATTACCCAAGGACAGCCCGGCGTTCCCAGTGGCTGCTGCTGCCTTTCCGGTCTTGGGGGATGGTCAAGTGGCTCCCGGTCACCTGAGAGGGAAAGGACACACAATCCAGCTTCCCAGGCTCCCAGTGAGGTGGAAAGGGCCAAGCGGGGTCTAACGTGAGGTGAGGCAGCACCACCCTCCGCTGGCAACAAGCCGCCCCTGCTCTGCCCAGCAGCCCGAACCTTCTCTCTGGGCCTGCCTCCCCTGTTCCCCGGGGGCAGCCATTTCGCCACCGCGGTCCCCAAAGACTGTGGCTCTGGATTCGACCCTCCCAGAGCTGCAGCCACAGCCAGCACGTGGGAGAGCAATGTGGGCGAACAGGACTTAACAGAAAAGGCTGTTCCCCTGCAAGTCTACACCCGGAGGAGCTGTTTGGGGCACTGCCACCGATCACCCCGGCCGCACAAACCCCACACAGAGGATGATGTGGCTCAAggccagccctgccagcacccCGTCTCCTGTGGGAGAAGCTGCCTGGGAGCAAGGCTGTGCCCCCAGCAGAGACAGAGCCAGAGGTTTCTGTCCtcaacccctctcccctcccctcatatCAAACCCACGACACTCACCTGAGGGGACAGGCCCCCTGGGCATGACTTCTCCTGGGTTCAGGGCCAAGGGCTCTGAGTTTCCTGGATCTTGGGGGCCTCTGGTGTTGAGGTCGCCACTGCTGGCTTTTCCACGATGCATGCGTGGAAAAGATGTGCCTGGCCTGTAAGCTGGCAGCTGAAACAAGAATTTCTCACCGATTTGGactaaggatgtgtgtgtgtggggtgtgtggggtgtgtgtgtatgtatgtgtgtgtgtgtgtgtgtgtgtgagagagagagagagagagagagagagagtgttgtGTGATTCGCGGCCGGGGTGAGGCAGGGAATTGGGAAGGGAATTGAAAGGCTGATCTCATTAGCACTTTCTCCCTCAGTCAGCCCCAGGCCAGCAGGCAGAGCTGATCTAGGGACAACAGTGGGGCACTGAGAAAGCCCAGGTCCCCTGCAAGGAAGGTCTGGGGAACAGCTAGGAAGTAGGAATCAGGAAGCTGGTGAGTCTAAATACTGAGGCTTTTGGGGGAAGCTTTTAAGGGATCCCCCGACCCAATTCAGCTACCAGCCCTCCCTTCCATCCCAGCCCCAGTCTCGCAGAGGAGGCTGGAAACAGGCCGAGGGTGGAGAACCGGGCCCAGCACACCCGAAGTGCTACCTTAATGTTTGTCCCTAGTAAAAGGAGCCCGACCTGGCATCCTAATGACCCAGTGACCGAGGGGCACCCAATGACGACCCCTGAGGGATGGACAGAGGCAGCATGGGTGAAGACGTGTGTCCTGGGGGCGgttggagcgggggtgggggaagagtggggagagaggaggagcatGGCCTACTCACTCGGCGCTTTGCGGCTGGGTCTCTATTTGGGTCCTTATCTTCTCCCGCCACCGCCTCAGACTCCCTTGCCCGCCTGGCCACGGATTTCTTCCCAGCGCCGGTGTGCTTGGACTGTTCGGTTCCCAAAGGGACCAAGGTATACCTCTTGGATCTCCCAAGCAGCAGAATACCAGAGATTGGGGGCAAGGTGGCCGGTTCCAGGGCAGTTGCCGAGATTCGCTCTCCCCCGGAAGGGAAGGTTGTCCCCAGGGCAAGTTTGGAGGCTCCCCTGAGGGATTTCTTCTCCTGGGCTCCCTTCTTCCTAGGAGTGACCCGCGGCAGGccacctgcagcagcagcagcagcagcagctcccgGGTAGCTGGGCCTgctgccccccttcccccagaGCACGCTCCGCATTTTCTTAGGGGAAGAGATGCCCTGCTCTCCCACGTCCTGCGTTTCCACAACCGAAGTGAGTCCTCGCGGAGCCGAGGACAGGGAAGAGCCTGGCACGTGAAGAAAATTCTCCCTGACTTGGAAATTCGAGTGTCTGGGAGTGTCCCCGGGATCCTCGGGTGTGCTGGGCTCGGCCTGGCCTCCTCCTCTGGGGTAAGTGCTCACCGTCATCAGCTGTGTCTCACTGAACTCATCTGAGGACTCGGGGTTGGACAGCAGCCAGGCCAGGCCTTCCTCGGGGAGCCGCTGGCGATCCGCAGCCACGTTCAACCTACGCTTAGGGCCTCTCTCAGGGTTCGCCCAGGCCCGGCCCGCTTCGGGCCCACCGAGGTGGAGAGGGCGGGCCGGAGCTGGCGGCGCTTCCCCACAGCTCTGGTCGGGCGCTCCTCGACCGCCGGGACCCGCCTCGAGGCCGGCCCACACGGCGGACACTTCGAAGGCGGCGCAGCTCGCCGGGGACGGGTGTCTGCGGACGCCCAGCACGTCGCACTCGGCCAGCTGCAGCAAGATGGCCGCCGCAGACTCCTCGTCCAGGAGGTCCCTCGTGTCGTCAGCCGGGGAGCCAGGTCGGCCTTCGGGGCCCCACGGCACCGGCCCTCCCGCTTCCAGCATCTCCCGCTCCGACTGGAAGCCCTCGGGGTCCGGGAAGCCGCCCCCGCCCTCGCCGCTCCGCGGCTCCCCGGGCTCGGGGCCTGGGTCGGGTCCCCATGGGACTGTGGGGCCGGCCGGGCCGACGCCGGCCCGCTCCCCGCCCTCTGGGCCGAAACCCGTTCCCCACACAGACACCTCATCGGGGGAGCTCATGTCGCGACCCTGGCGGCGCCGGAACCGGGGCGACGGTCGATGGCCCGAGTCGCGGTCGCGGGCGCGGTCACGGCGGGTGAGGCGGGCGGCGCTCAGAGGGCAGCGGCAGCCACCTCACGCGCCGCACGAGCTCGCCTCAAACGAGACGACGCGCGGCTTCCAGCGCGCCTCCCACGCCCGCGCCGCGGCCTCCTCATTGGTCCGGGCCCCGCCAACCAGCGGGCGCCTTGTTCGCCTGCCGCCTCGAGGCCTAACCAATGGGGTCGAGGGCCTCTGGTTTGCCCCCAAGCCTGTGGGCGGTCCGGGCAGTGGGCTGGCGAAGGGGATGGTGGGAGTGCCTCCCTCTGTCAAGCCTCTCGGCCCGCCTCCTCCTGTCCCGCCTCCCCTTTCCGGTTAGAGTCACAGCTGCTCTGAGCCTCCGTCTCCCATCTACACAGGGGGTCGGGGAGTTAGGGCGCTGGGCTCCACGGGTGGTGAGGATGAAACGTCA contains the following coding sequences:
- the LOC132357115 gene encoding uncharacterized protein CXorf49 homolog translates to MSSPDEVSVWGTGFGPEGGERAGVGPAGPTVPWGPDPGPEPGEPRSGEGGGGFPDPEGFQSEREMLEAGGPVPWGPEGRPGSPADDTRDLLDEESAAAILLQLAECDVLGVRRHPSPASCAAFEVSAVWAGLEAGPGGRGAPDQSCGEAPPAPARPLHLGGPEAGRAWANPERGPKRRLNVAADRQRLPEEGLAWLLSNPESSDEFSETQLMTVSTYPRGGGQAEPSTPEDPGDTPRHSNFQVRENFLHVPGSSLSSAPRGLTSVVETQDVGEQGISSPKKMRSVLWGKGGSRPSYPGAAAAAAAAGGLPRVTPRKKGAQEKKSLRGASKLALGTTFPSGGERISATALEPATLPPISGILLLGRSKRYTLVPLGTEQSKHTGAGKKSVARRARESEAVAGEDKDPNRDPAAKRRLPAYRPGTSFPRMHRGKASSGDLNTRGPQDPGNSEPLALNPGEVMPRGPVPSGDREPLDHPPRPERQQQPLGTPGCPWCLVLQREIDDLKEQLAAMQYQADKFQTL